The Candidatus Rokuibacteriota bacterium genome contains the following window.
CCGCCCGATGCCATAGCTCGGGTTGAAGCCGAGCGTCACCTCGGGGAGCCCGAAGCGCGCCGAGGTCTCGGCGATCCTCAGATCCTGGGCGATCGCGAGCATGAGGCCGCCGCCGAGGGCGTAGCCGCGCACGGCGGCGATGGTGACCTGCGGCAGCCGGGCGACGCGCTCGACGATCGCAGCCCAGCGCGCGGAGACCGCGCGGGCCTCGTCGGCCGAGAGCGTCGGCATCTCGGTGATGTCGTTGCCGGCGCAGAACGCGCGCCCGCGCCCGGAGACGATGACGACCGACGCGTCCTGCGACTGCTCGAGCCGGCCGAGTGCCTCCTCCAGCGCCCCCGCCACCTCGCGATTGAGGGCGTTGAGCGCCTCCGGGCGCTCCAGGGTGAGCCGCGCGACGGCGCCGTCGGTCGCGAGCGATACCGTCACGTCACACCCAGCACGACGC
Protein-coding sequences here:
- a CDS encoding enoyl-CoA hydratase/isomerase family protein, with the protein product MTVSLATDGAVARLTLERPEALNALNREVAGALEEALGRLEQSQDASVVIVSGRGRAFCAGNDITEMPTLSADEARAVSARWAAIVERVARLPQVTIAAVRGYALGGGLMLAIAQDLRIAETSARFGLPEVTLGFNPSYGIGR